The Halichoerus grypus chromosome 9, mHalGry1.hap1.1, whole genome shotgun sequence genomic sequence TTCATGACCACACTCTTTCTCACCCCTGTATCTAATCACTCACCAAGTCTTGTTTCTCCCACACTCCCACTGCCATTGTAGTTGGAGGTGTCTCCCTGTCCCAAGATTGTCACGACGGACCTCTGTtttccctgcctccagcccagcCTCTCCATAGTCCTTTCTCAACACTTTGCAAGAGGCTCTGGCCTTCATCTTCCCCAGACTTCTCCCTGCATCTCTTCCTCACTCGGCCTTTCTTATGTCACCCTGGGCAAGGTGTCCATGCTGCTCCCAAAGGCCCACCACGGCCATCTGTCAGAGGACCTTGCTCCCAGAATTATCCTCAGCCTTTGCTGAATGTCAGTTTTCCCTCCACTGCAGTGTGTATGGCCATGCTCCAGTTTCTCCCGCCTCTACAGATTCTGTCTTGATGCTCCTCCTCTTGCTCCACCTGTCAGCCCGTTcgtctccttcccttccctagaAAAGATTTCCTGAGCGATCTGCCGTGGTCACtgcctgcacccccccccccactgcagcCTCTTCCCCAGCTGTGGGGGAGACTGCTGGTCAGGGTCCCCATGTCCTCCATGTTGCCGCACCCGGGTCTTGTCTTCATCACCCCATTACTTGGCCTCTCCATGACGTTTGGCACAGTTGAGCATTCTCTCCTCCACGAAACACTGTCTCTTGGCTTCTGAGACACCTTCGACCTCACTGGCTATTTTTGCACATCTTTGCGGGCTGCTCCCCGGCAGACCTCTAAACATGGGGCTATCCAGTGGCTTTGTATTTGCACCCTTCAGGTTTCCTTCTGTGCTCGGTCCCTCAGTCCCCTCAACTATAGTCCTCGGCATTTTAAAACAGTCTGTACAATCTGATGTCGGGTTTGCCCCGCAACTGCATGTCGTACGTCAGCAGTTGTGTGTCCCAGTGGCACATCAGCAACCTGTGTCTTACCCAGAACTCTCGGTTtcctcaccacctcccctcccgGCTTGCTGCTCCCCTCGTCTTTCCCATTTCGGTCCGAGTCACTCCCATGCCCCCAGCTGTTCAAGCCAGAAACCCAGCAGAGACTCATCCGGGCTTCtcccatttcccttccttcctttcatgtCGTCTGTGGGCAAGTCCTACTTGTGGGCTGTGCTGCTAAACACAGCCTGGCTCCTTGCATCTCCCTCCACCTCCATTCACCTTTTGCCTAGCATAGTGAAAGCTTTCTGGCCTCTCCTCGACTTCCCCGGAACTTCTCCTCCACACAGCAGCTGGGGATATTTGTAAAgtgtcagatcatgtcactcctctgaaAAACTCTTCAGTGGCTCCCAGTGAAGAAGTCTCACGGgatggggatgcctggggggctcagtcggtcaagcgtctgccttcagctcaggtcgtgatcccaagatcctgggatggagccccgcatcgggctccctgctcagcggggagcctgcttctccctctccctctccctctgcctgccgctccccctgcttgttctttctccctctctgtctctctgtcaaataaataaaaatttaaaaaatctttaaaaaaagaagtctcatgAGATATAGCCCCACCTGCCCACTGACCTCCTCTCGCCCAACAGCCACCCCTCCCACACCGCCCCGTGGCACACTGGCCTCCCCGCTGAGGGACCTTCCTCCAGCTTTTCTAGGGGACTCCTTTCCCAGGTCTTCGCGTGGTGGCTCTGTGTTGGCATTTAGAGTTTCAACCCAATTCTATTTCATCTCCTCAGAGAAGCTTCCCCAGACCATCTGGTCTAAAATAAAGTAGCCTCTTTACTCCCACCACCCAGTTCCTCTCTGACAGtatcctgttttcttctttacacAGCACAATTGCAAAATGAAGTTATATTgaccattttcttgttttatgtgtCCTcacaaaaagaatgtaaattttaAGAGAATAGAGACCTcatttgtcttgttcactgtcgTATCCTCAGCACCTGTaagagtgcctagcacagaggATGTGTCCAGTAAACACCTGTTGGATGAAATCTGATCACAGTTTCTGCCATTTCAATGGCTCACTCTTCCCTTGAGAATAAAGTCCAAGTTCCTTGAAATGGTTTGGTCCCTCTGTGATCTGGCTTCTACTTATTCTTTAACCCACGGGTTCTTAATGAGGGCATTTGGACTTCCCCTCCCCACAGAAGATAGATATTTGGCAACATCCACAGACAGTCTTGGTTGTCATAACGGTGGGggtgctgctggcatctagtggatagaggccagggatgcagTTCAGCGGCCTGCACTGCCCAAGACAGGCCCCACAAAGAGGGATCTGGTGCAAATGTCCGCACCGCTGCGCTCAAGAGTCTGGCTGGTTCTCTGTTGCACTCAGAGTTCTAGCCTTGCTGAAAGGCCATGTTCTTCTAGCCTCTGAGCCTTGTCCTTGCTAATGTCCCCACTGAACACTCCTTCCTCTTCCTACTGTTCTGCTGCTGGCTCTGTTCCTTGCCTAGATGGGGTCTTGAGGCAAACTAATCTCTAACCGTTACAGTAGGGAGTTAATCCGTTCTGGCAGTTGTGAGACTATAAAGGTAATGTAAGTTTCTATCTTCAGGTAAATTTAAGTTTCTACCTAAATTGAAGGTAACTTCGGTGTACAAACATATTCTTCATGTCATTTTGTTTAGATGAATAGAACTGTTATCAAGGACTGTGGTATTATTTCTATTAATCCAACTGCAGAGAATAATTGGAGTGAATTAATAAAACTGCACCTATGCAGTTAAAGCCTAAATCCATAAAATTTAGTTTTGTCAGTTTTAAGCTACGATTTGGGCTATTTAAACACCTACCAGTGAGttttagtttctttgtttttcatgttttgtgcttcattaaaatatttccttttgaatGATTAATACATGTGGCTCTTTTAAGTGCATCAAAAATTATGTGTAGATGATGCCTTTAAAGAACAGAAGAAGTGAGATTTGGGTACTTTGTTAGATGAACTTGCCAATTCCTGTTATGATACTTGAATACCATCAATGGAAGTTGATTGCAGTGTTTTGACTTGACAGTCTGCTTTTATCAGGAAACAAAGCTTTGTGGCCCTACTTTTGTCCCTCCCCAGGATTCCTAGTATCACGGACAAAGGAAAATGCTTTAAGGTGCTCGTATTTGTAAAGACCCCCGCACAAGGATTACAAAGTTATATAGATTTTAGTATAAGAGCAATAGAAGCACAGCCCACTAATTCGACTTAAAACTACCATttgcattttatgatttttaaatcactCAAAGAAGACTTTTAAGATAATTATGTTTATATAATGCTCTGCTTGCTGGTGAGTTTATAGCTTACAATATTAATTAATACTGCTTTCATTGCAGCTTCTcttgcgctttttttttttttttcatatcaggAGTTTTGTGcagtggttattttttaaaagctttccaaagaacaaaacatttttttttttaagaatgaaaatattctctctgcCATTGCATATTTGTTTTACTGTGTTTCTAGCACtgtagaatttctttctttttgtatgttcTGACTTGGTAGGTATTGGCTTTGGCTTTGAAAACAGTTAAATCTTTTAGCTTATCCAtatctttatctgaaatttataCATCAGCCTTGCTAAGAAACCCCAAACAGGCACTACACATTTTACCTACCCCTTAATTTAGAACTTTGGCACCAGGTGGATTCTCCAGCTGTGCCTTCCCATTTCTCTCACCTTTCTGCCCTCTAGCCTTACTTCACTGGGTTCTATACTCGTTCTTTTCTAccatgaatatttactgaattcactCACCAAGCTCTGTCCTAGAGGGTAGTGATAGGCTCTAAATACAAGGTGATCTCTTTGGAGTGACAAATTCCCAAGTAATTACATTTAATAACGTGTGATAAGTCCTACAATGGAGAGAGGTACAAAAGACTCTGGTGGCgtaggatttttaaaagtcacttctGCTTGGGGGATTGAAGACTGAGAAGATGGAATACTTGAACCAGACTCCTAGATAGGAAAAGGGCAGGGGAGCTGGGGTGAGAGTCCACACAGCAAGAATAGAATGACTTACTTGCAGCCATTGCTGGTCCAGAGACTTGCTGGTCATCTTCatttcctgcttcctccctcctaaGTGATATAATCAAGCATAATCCTGCCATCAGCTATAATATTATGCTGTGTTTTGAATAGATAATTTGAGTTAGGTTTTCCATTCAAAAGGAATAAAGAGCCACCGAAGACAGGTCATTAGGGAGCTGTCTGGCTGTATTTAGCTTTGCACATCTTTGAGTAGACCTAAATCTGCTCTGGAGGTCATGTacatctctttgtctttcttagtTCTTCCCTTCTTATCTCAAGACTTACTGTAAATAAAAAGCTGCTTTgtttaaggtatttttattttggagagtgttattttctcaaaattgatTTAGTTGTGGCTAAGGGGAAAAACTGAAGAGGCAGCTGTCAGAGATTTTATTTCTGAAGAGGTTCAAACTctagaaagaaaattactttagAAAGAAGTCATCTAGCTAAGAGTCTTTATGTGCTTGAATTTCATCCTCAAGAACACTTATCTTAGAAAATGACTTGACTGGTCAAAGGAATCATTATAGGAAGAAGGTGGGAACAGGCATCAGGTTAAAACATTTCAGTTATGAATGGGATAAAAGAAACTGTCAAAAGTTGGTCTTTTAAAAGGATCCCTCTAAGATGTTAGCCATCATTAAATAAAgatgatcattttaaaaattccagttttcAGTTTGACAAATGGTTACCATAAATCTGACCACCATTGTGGAGAGGACTCAGGTATGTGGTGCTCTCACCATGGTGTGTGTCATGGAGCTTGTGACCCCATACTCTCTAAATGGGGTGTCTGGTCCCTGCTAGAGTGCCGAGTCACACTGAAACAGGATTGCAAGAACTCCACTAATAGCCACACTTTTCCAGCCCTCACCAACTCCTTTGCTTATTATTCCTGTCTTTCTGGACGGCATTTCAGTGGCAGAAAGAATAAGAATAGCTTTCCAAGTCCgaaatatgaaatattcattttGTCAAGATTTGGTGTTCTGAAACTGAAATGCTTTTGctcgtttgtttgttttctgactgGGAGGGGGCTGTGAATGCTAAGAGCCCTATTAAGGAAGAGCATATTGCTTGCTTAGAAGGAGAGGAGAACTTTGAGGAATGATTATATGGTCAGAATTCTATTTATAAGTGGGGAGAAAgtgccattatttttatttggacTTTTGTAGTTTACTGGGTTTATTAGAGGATATATGTTTCATCAGATGTAAAGCTGCTATCTTCTTAGTAACTTCCAAGGAAGTTCATAAGACTGACCAGAGAAATGCAGAGGAAGGCAAGATATACTGATGCCCTGTTGTGTACTGGCTAATatttgttttactgttttaatCAATTATCTGATTTGTGCGTTGgtcaaaatttgccattttaaggACATTTAAGATCTGTCTTCATTTTAATAGAAGGCTATCGCCCCACCTTTCGACTTGAGAAGTCGTTTTTAATCAGGACTCTGAATCACAGGCTTTCCTTTGGCATGAGAAAGAAGTAACAGCGTCTCGCCGTGAGTTCTCACTGTTGGACTAGCTAGCGCACAGTCGGCCACTTCCCCTGTTGTCAGCTGCTGTGACTTCCCACAGCTGTGGGTCATGGTCGTGACTGCTACAAAGGCAGTGGGACCTTTCCAAATAGAAAGTTCTCAAATTGGATACAACATAAAACAGGAGCCCCACTTCTCCTACAGATGCAGAGAAATGGTGAAGGCGACCATTTGGAGACAGAGCACACACACCTTATTCTTCCCGGCAGGGATACAGTTCAGAAAACTTAACCCTATTTTTATCTGTACTTATTGGGATTATTTTTACTTGGCATCTGtagcaaaaatagaaaatcagtaaTCCCAGGGATCTGTGTTGAGCCATCATACACGTTAAAGATTGCAGAGAATTCGTGTTTATAAAACTTTCACTCCAGAATTCATTTGCTAGAGAagccctttccccaccccagtcCGAGGCGAGTACTTCCCTGGAGGCCCTTGAGATGCCCCGCGGGCTGGCCGCCAAGCGCAGCCGCAGTAGGGGCTGCGGGGCCCTCCGACTCCACGGCCTCGCGCAGCCGCAGTAgtggactgggggggggggtgcctcccAACAGCCACGGGCTTGCGCAGCCGCAGTAGCAGGCGGAGGAGAAGTCTAACGGTTACCAGCCGCCTTCCTTCACGCCTCAGAGCTTGTCTGTCGCTTCCCTCGGttctcttcctccatctctgGAGTAAGTGGCCATGAGGTGGGCTGTGGGAGTCCTGCGGGCCGGCCGGAGAGTGGGCGCTGGGAGAGTGAATTCCCTGTGTCCCCGCCGGCCGGCGGGCCTCCCGCTCACGGGCGCCTGGGCCGTCACCCCCGTGTCCGAGATGGCAACCGTCAAGGGTGAGCTGATCAAGAGTTTTACTTCCGAGGAGGCCGTTCATCACAGCAAGGTCTCCATTATAGGAACCGGATCGGTCGGCATGGCCTGTGCTGTCAGCATCCTGCTAAGGGGCTTGACCGATGAACTCGCCCTTGTGGATGTTGATGAAGACAAACTGAAGGGTGAGACCATGGATCTTCAGCATGGCAGCCCTTTCGTGAAAATGCCGACTATTGTGTCCAGCAGAGATTACCTTGTCACTGCAAACTCCAGCCTCGTGGTCGTCACAGCAGGGGCACGCCAGGAAGAAGGGGAGACACGCCTTAATTTGGTCCAGCGAAACGTGGACATCTTTAAATTAATGATTTCCAGCATCACCCAGTATAGCCCTCGCTGCAAAATGATTGTTGTTTCCAATCCAGTGGATATATTAACTTATGTGACCTGGAAGTTGAGTGAATTTCCCCAAAACCGTGTTATTGGAAGTGGTTGTAATCTGGACACTGCCCGTTTCCGTTTCTTGATTGGGCAGAAGCTTGGTATCCACTCTGAGAGCTGTCACGGGTGGGTCCTTGGCGAGCACGGAGACTCGAGTGTCCCTGTGTGGAGTGGAGTGAACATCGCCGGTGTCCCTCTGAAGAGTCTGAACTCAGATATAGGCACTGAGCAAGATCCTGAGCAGTGGAAGAATGTCCACAAAGATGTGATTGCTAGTGCCTATGAGATTATTAAAATGAAAGGTTATACTTCTTGGGCCATTGGCCTATCTGTAGCTGATTTAACAGAAAGTATTTTGAAGAATCTTAGAAGAGTGCATCCAGTGTCCACCGTAATTAAGGGTCTCTATGGAATAAACGAAGAAGTATTCCTCAGTGTTCCATGTATCTTGGGAGAGAGTGGTATTGCAGACCTTATAAGGATAACGCTGACCACTGAAGAACAGGCTTGTCTGAAGAAGAGTGCGGAAACACTTTGGGAAATCCAGAAGGAGCTCAAGCTTTAAAGTTGCTTGAAACTACCTTTCTGAAGTTACTGAAGGGGTAGTAGTTACAGGGTTTTgtatgtctaatttttttttataagcttgAATTTCTAGAAGTTGGAAACAGGAAAGGAAGTAGAGTGAGTTACCTGTTTATTTAGCCCCCCAGCTTTTTTGTTTAGTATCCAGATGTcaggatgatttttttccctgcaatTATTAAGTGATTGCATCAAAGAAGGTGTTTTTGTACCACTAATGTACCAGtacttgctgtgtgtgtgtggttgcgGTTGCTCTTTGGTCCAAAAAGGATTAGGATGTAGGTGTTTGTGTTACAGAAATGATAATTTTCATTAAGTACATGTTCTTTCATTCTGGATGGCTTATACTTACTGTGTTCATTTATATACTGTTTTTAAGATGTTGTAATTTCCTCtacaatgtaaaaataaatgtatatacagaAGTACTTTCTGTAATGGAGCCGTCAGCTGTCTTCATTCCCCTGTGACTATCAGCTGGGCcttaaaaaaaaggcattataAAACAGAGGCTGTGAGTAGGTCCTgtttgttgggggggaggggcacacacATGCTCGTGTATGGATGCCAGTGAAGCAGGATCATTaggttaaaatatgaaaataggaGTGATCTGGTTGGTAGCACTTATAAAGTGTTTAATGCAGTAAAATGTAAAGCTTTTAGAAAGAGGCCTGACAGAGATGGCAAGTGTTACTGTCATTTGTTCAGCAGGGAAAGGAAACATACTTAAATTTTGGAGTTGATAAAAACAAAGCCTGACTAAAATTATTTTGGAACTGgctctgagatcctgacctgtTAGCAGGTTAAATCAGGAAGCGTGTTACAGACTGTTCTTGTTAGGCCTGGTTTTATCAGCAGAGTGGGCCCGGGCCCTAAGATGCTCCAGGGTCATCCCTGTTGCTCAGTTTACTTCACATTAACAGAAAGCTTTTGTTTTCGAATTTTGCCCTGTTGTTAATCATTGTCATAAAAATTGGTTATTTTAATGAGTACTTCAGagattttatttctcagaaagTTACACATTCACTTTTTATTCCTAAATCAGTTGACTTTACTATAGATTCTAGACTATGCGTGTGATATAGTGTGGGTTTAGGAGAAAGTGAAGCTGCTTATCAGACCTTTACCTAAATGATACACTAATAActtagaaaataagatttttttaaaagatctgtttattttagagagcaagccCAAGCAGGAGGGACGGAGgtatagggagagagaatctcaagcagactctgctgagtacagagcctgacgcagggctccatctcacgaccttgagatcacgaccttgagatcacgacctgagctgaagccaagagtcggatgcttcaccagctgcaccacccaggtgccctgagaaagatttttaaattcatgttagCTTTCCTAATGCAattgaatattaaataatatggTGTGTTCAAACATATCTCAGGATCCATGTGGATATCTGCAGGGCTAAACAAAATTGAAAGGTATCAGCATCTCCTCTCTGAAGtcagtcctggggcacctggggggctcagttggttaagggtctgcctttgcctcaggtcatgatcccagggtcctgggatcaagt encodes the following:
- the LOC118530608 gene encoding L-lactate dehydrogenase A-like 6A → MRWAVGVLRAGRRVGAGRVNSLCPRRPAGLPLTGAWAVTPVSEMATVKGELIKSFTSEEAVHHSKVSIIGTGSVGMACAVSILLRGLTDELALVDVDEDKLKGETMDLQHGSPFVKMPTIVSSRDYLVTANSSLVVVTAGARQEEGETRLNLVQRNVDIFKLMISSITQYSPRCKMIVVSNPVDILTYVTWKLSEFPQNRVIGSGCNLDTARFRFLIGQKLGIHSESCHGWVLGEHGDSSVPVWSGVNIAGVPLKSLNSDIGTEQDPEQWKNVHKDVIASAYEIIKMKGYTSWAIGLSVADLTESILKNLRRVHPVSTVIKGLYGINEEVFLSVPCILGESGIADLIRITLTTEEQACLKKSAETLWEIQKELKL